The genomic DNA AGTCGGGTCATTGATCTCTGTCAACTCATTCTTTTCCATTATCTCTTTGTGTCTTTCCGGTTGCTTGGTCATGGTGACTCGTTTGTCCACCTGGACATCCCTGACGACCTCTCTGGCAAAATGCTGACTGTTTTTCTCTACTGGTGGAGCCGAGGTGGACAGCATCCCGCTTACCTTTAAAGCGGACTCTGGGCTGTCTACTGGGCTCATTTGGGTAGCCATATCTCGTCTCGAGACACCATAAGTAGCATTGTTTCCATCAATCTTTTCATCTGCATATTAAGTTCATTAGTCACCTGGCGGATCTAGAAGACAAGTTCAGGGGTATCCTAAAAAATTTTTGGACTAAGGGGTATCCTAATATTTGTTCAGGGGTATCCCCGATGCATAAAACAAAGAGAAAGTATTATTTTTTTCATTAATTTTACCATAgccggccctgggggtgggcggggaggaccaccggccagggtcCGATATTTAGAGGGACatgttttttatgaaaaaaaacctgatatttatatgtaaaatattttttaatagggtacacacatacaaacaccaacataggccctcttgcaaaactattcttatggtttagtTTAGTTATTAACGcctttggcattaggtttagacctttagtgagcccaatatcCAATTTTGTTAAGGCCCAAGGGCACATTTTTTTGAGCTCGAACAGAGCACACGAATTCTTAGGGCCGGCCCTGAATTTTACACTCCGACGACAAAGTTGAGGTGTAGCCCAGACTACCCCTAGTGTCTACATACATCCGCCCCTAAGTCGCCAACAAACTTCAAATATAGTCTTATAAATCGTATACATGGGTAACATGTTTAACAAAAACATACCTATTAAATACCATAGGAGTCACCAAAAACATATAAAGATTGCTTGTAACTACAAACCTTATCGGGAAACTATGTCGACTAGCTAGGAGTGTGATAGCATATACCTTGAGAATCAGGATACGAAGACTCAATGAACAATTCTGTTGGAGCGCATCTATAATCAATGTGATCAGGTACAGGGTTTGCATCAGTTCCACCAAACGAATATCCACTAGGTACCAAAACACCCGTCGTAAGCGGAGAACTTGCAAAAACATTATTTGCAATCCCACCTTCAACCAAAGGGAAACCAGGATAGATTGAAAAGTATGCGTCCCCAGGAGTCGGTCCCAGTGGTCCACTCTTCGCCTTAGGTCGTCTGTGAGTCGGTGGTGTTAAATTCTTGCAAACTCCAGTACCAGAGACCGGACTCGTGATCCACCTCTCTGCATCATCCCATTTAGAAGGTATCACCCGCCCATTATTAATAGCCATCAGTACATTAATACTAGTACGCCTCTGCTTATTATTACAACTTGGCAAAGGACTCCCTGGGCTCGTGTCTGTACCCGCATTTTGAACAGAACTTGGATCCTTATTCATGGATCTTAATTCTGGCGAAGAGCACTTGGACGTTTTAACTAATAAGCATTTGGTGACAACTGTAGAGTTGGAGTTTCTTCAACAAATATCTAACAAACTTACAAAAACCTAGTAATTGTGGGAAACTCGTGATCCGAGTACAAAACCGGACAAACAAACGAGAATTTAACAGGATAACATGCTTTTAACAGCTAATAAAGTAAGCTCAAGTCACAAACAAGTACTTACTGTGAATGAATTGAGTGAGGTACTGTTGAATAATCAATGAAATGCGAAAGTGAAGCTGAATAAATTGGTGTGGTCAGGATTTGTCAGAATTTGGACCTGCTACGAGTCCGTAGGTGTGATATTTGGAGCCAAAAACTGTGGTTAAGATGGCACCGTCCATGTGGGGTTGGTCCCATACGACTTATTGTCTCTGTGTTCATACTTTGTTTTAGGATATATTAAAGACACATGGGATTTCAAAAGTTACATATGGAATTAAAAAATTTGGAATGATTTTTAACCATGTAGAAATATAGACGTGTGTATATGATATCAACGAATTATAACAGGACATGAGACTGAGATTAAGAATACTTGGGCCGAAAATGAGATTTAGGAGGTCATGTGCGagcaatgttgtagaaggcgctaggcgctagtcgggcggtgaggtaccgcctagggattaatcggaatgagattttttatatgtaatttttcaaatttatatatatacacacaataatataaaaataatacttcaaaattcacataaatacttcaagtttcaaataGTATGGTTCAAACATAAGCAATTAAACTTAAACTTAAACTGCTGGTGGTGTGCGGAGGAAGTCGGAGCTGCTGGTAGTGTCTGGTGTCCGATTTTAGGAGCTGGTGGTTAAAACATAGGTGACGGCTGAAATTGTGAAGATAAAATAGGTTATAATTAATATTTTAGCTGTAAAACAATGGGTCAGTTTCAAAATCGGTGTTTAATgggtcaaaatttgggtttaatgGGCTGTAAAACAATGGACCGATTAGTCCGATTTTGACCGCCTTGGACCGATTTTGACCATGTCCGATTAATTTGAccaactagctcaaaattagtCAGTAACTCAccgactagcgcctaggcgccgattaatcggctgcctaggccgatttctgcaacattGTGTGCGAGATGTAAATTTGGGCCCCTTAAAATAGAAACTTGTATATCACCGTCGTCATTGCAACAATTGGCGATCGTTACAGTTGGTATTTGGCAATTGTAACAGTTGATTACCACGGTTTCGATTGCTGATTGTTGTTTGTCACGGTTCGATTGCCGATCGGCGATTAAAAGGGTATCTGGGTTATTACTTTTAGgttattataattttttaattgttTGAATGGGCACAAGGGGTATTGGGTATTTGGAATAAAtgattagttaattaatgagctAATGATAGATGTTTATTTACTTGTTTAAATGGGCTTAAGGGGTATTGGGTATTTAGAATAAAtgattagttaattaatgagctAATGATAGATGCttattttacttattttttttttttttttgaacggcaaatttggatcactgacggaccactggagtatcatcgtgccaccagcagaaccacccgatcatatccatctccactaggcaataatgcctatacaccaattcaggaggaaacccaataaatctgagaAAAACCCCCTTCGTGGGAATCGAActcatgacctaatggtcataagtcttatcccaccaccaagataccactaggctataatgccatgggtgcTTATTTTACTTATTGGGCCTGTAGAATAGTCTAGTCATAGGTCGTCACCCACCCCCAGCCCTCCTCCCAGTCGGCTCTGGTTAGTGCATTCTTACGGTAACCCATAACTAAGAAGGTTGCAAATTTGTGTAATGTATTTTTAGTTTCTAACAAATTTGGGGTCTAACACTAACTTTTGTTAaagactaaggggctgtttggtagcctttaatgaccattcagatgctacctcttaatggtttaaaacctctgaatgaataagaggtaacctcaaatctgaatggttaagaggtaacctctgaatggtaaatcatcacatgtcacattcttctaccttctcattggtaaaattct from Helianthus annuus cultivar XRQ/B chromosome 7, HanXRQr2.0-SUNRISE, whole genome shotgun sequence includes the following:
- the LOC110885164 gene encoding uncharacterized protein LOC110885164 yields the protein MNKDPSSVQNAGTDTSPGSPLPSCNNKQRRTSINVLMAINNGRVIPSKWDDAERWITSPVSGTGVCKNLTPPTHRRPKAKSGPLGPTPGDAYFSIYPGFPLVEGGIANNVFASSPLTTGVLVPSGYSFGGTDANPVPDHIDYRCAPTELFIESSYPDSQDEKIDGNNATYGVSRRDMATQMSPVDSPESALKVSGMLSTSAPPVEKNSQHFAREVVRDVQVDKRVTMTKQPERHKEIMEKNELTEINDPTLTWSPTDGAMELSKIQKEEARITAWENLQIAKAEASIRKLEMKLEKKKSKSMDKIMNKLRIAQMKAQEMRKRMSANEAPKSSLKVMSFSKINLNSCFRFKSREVLKDEGPEAVNMDLGDVCFQRWKMRGC